The following coding sequences are from one Pelmatolapia mariae isolate MD_Pm_ZW linkage group LG4, Pm_UMD_F_2, whole genome shotgun sequence window:
- the nags gene encoding N-acetylglutamate synthase, mitochondrial isoform X1 — protein MQSEKCRLSVSEIWLSFRCRPAPAVNRHRQGFRTLTTVTMSKVNRGSHGCRAMVIARKYLSGPPSPVLTRSSSQRERKMLSQQHRMASCNAAGTEGNPAALAQQEHLGYFSTGGRHAKTNRNLIYRDVKAFLSEVGGDPREARYWLTQFQKATSAHSPAFAVLEVDSSAFDSREMVQSLAFGLSFLQRMDMKPVVVMGWSDHLETGLAKAVFGSECMKGLVNRCQQLTEALQQHTASVLPFFSAESLLLLHEAPQGSSAPPSIAMDTNLLQWSLDCGAIPLVCPVGRDAQGCSVMLDPTEVTAAISRALHPHKVMFLNNFGGLRSQEQKVLATVSLPADLPGLSTATWLSASERQRVTAIARLLNQLPAESSAVITSADTLLTELFSHRGSGTLFKNGDPIHRYNSLDGIDVDRLLALINKSFEKTLKKHYIDSLKGRLHSIYLSEGYSAAAIITMEPVNSGTPYLDKFVVSSSKQGQGTSHILWECIRQDLGKLFWRSRATNKINPWYFKHCDGSFVNGMWTVFWFGLTDIRDSYELVEYAKSLPDSFHSAPTSSQQPPPPAAGS, from the exons ATGCAATCTGAGAAGTGTCGACTCAGCGTGAGTGAAATTTGGCTGAGCTTCCGGTGCCGTCCAGCTCCAGCCGTTAACCGCCACCGTCAGGGATTCAGAACCCTTACGACTGTCACCATGTCGAAAGTGAACAGGGGTTCTCATGGATGCCGGGCCATGGTAATAGCAAGAAAGTACCTATCGGGTCCGCCCTCCCCGGTCCTGACGCGGAGCTCCAGCCAGCGTGAGCGGAAAATGCTGAGCCAGCAGCACCGCATGGCGAGCTGCAACGCGGCCGGTACCGAAGGAAACCCCGCGGCGCTGGCCCAGCAGGAGCACCTGGGGTATTTCTCCACCGGTGGACGACACGCGAAGACCAACCGGAATCTGATTTACCGGGACGTGAAAGCTTTCCTCAGTGAAGTTGGTGGAGATCCCCGGGAGGCTCGGTACTGGTTGACCCAGTTCCAGAAAGCGACTTCGGCTCACTCTCCCGCCTTTGCTGTTCTGGAG GTGGACAGCTCAGCGTTTGACAGCAGGGAAATGGTTCAGAGCCTGGCTTTTGGCCTGTCCTTCCTGCAGCGGATGGATATGAAGCCTGTGGTGGTTATGGGCTGGTCAGATCACCTGGAGACAGGGCTCGCCAAAGCAGTGTTTGGGTCTGAGTGCATGAAAGGACTAGTGAATCGGTGCCAGCAGCTGACTGAGGCGCTGCAGCAGCACACCGCCAGCGTCCTGCCATTCTTCTCTGCAGAGTCACTCCTACTTCTGCATGAAGCACCACAGGGAAGCAG TGCGCCTCCATCCATTGCTATGGATACCAACCTCCTCCAGTGGAGTCTGGACTGCGGGGCAATCCCACTGGTTTGTCCGGTAGGCAGGGACGCGCAAGGTTGCTCTGTAATGTTGGACCCGACAGAGGTGACGGCCGCAATATCCCGAGCCCTGCATCCACACAAAGTCATGTTCCTGAACAACTTTGGGGGCCTGCGAAGCCAAGAACAAAAG GTGCTAGCTACAGTGTCGCTGCCTGCTGACCTACCTGGCCTGTCCACTGCGACTTGGTTAAGCGCATCAGAACGCCAGAGAGTGACCGCCATAGCCAGACTTCTCAATCAGTTGCCAGCTGAGTCCTCTGCTGTGATCACATCGGCAGACACGCTGCTGACCGAACTGTTCAGCCACAGAG GGTCTGGAacgctttttaaaaatggagaCCCCATACACCG gTATAACTCTCTAGATGGAATTGATGTGGATCGTTTGCTGGCGCTCATCAACAAGTCGTTTGAGAAAACTCTGAAGAAACACTACATTGACTCTCTGAAAGGCCGACTCCACTCCATCTACCTTTCTGAAGG GTACAGCGCAGCAGCTATCATCACCATGGAGCCGGTGAACAGCGGCACTCCCTACCTCGACAAGTTTGTGGTGAGCAGCAGTAAGCAGGGCCAGGGCACCAGCCACATCCTGTGGGAGTGTATCAGACAGGACCTGGGCAAACTCTTCTGGAGGTCTAGAGCCACCAACAAAATCAACCCCTG GTATTTTAAGCATTGTGATGGCAGCTTTGTTAATGGTATGTGGACTGTGTTCTGGTTTGGCCTGACAGACATCAGAGATTCATACGAGCTGGTGGAGTATGCCAAGAGCCTTCCTGATTCATTCCACAGTGCTCCCACCTCCTCCCAGCAgcctcctccacctgctgcaggatCCTGA
- the nags gene encoding N-acetylglutamate synthase, mitochondrial isoform X2, with amino-acid sequence MQSEKCRLSVSEIWLSFRCRPAPAVNRHRQGFRTLTTVTMSKVNRGSHGCRAMVIARKYLSGPPSPVLTRSSSQRERKMLSQQHRMASCNAAGTEGNPAALAQQEHLGYFSTGGRHAKTNRNLIYRDVKAFLSEVGGDPREARYWLTQFQKATSAHSPAFAVLEVDSSAFDSREMVQSLAFGLSFLQRMDMKPVVVMGWSDHLETGLAKAVFGSECMKGLVNRCQQLTEALQQHTASVLPFFSAESLLLLHEAPQGSSAPPSIAMDTNLLQWSLDCGAIPLVCPVGRDAQGCSVMLDPTEVTAAISRALHPHKVMFLNNFGGLRSQEQKVLATVSLPADLPGLSTATWLSASERQRVTAIARLLNQLPAESSAVITSADTLLTELFSHRGSGTLFKNGDPIHRYNSLDGIDVDRLLALINKSFEKTLKKHYIDSLKGRLHSIYLSEGYSAAAIITMEPVNSGTPYLDKFVVSSSKQGQGTSHILWECIRQDLGKLFWRSRATNKINP; translated from the exons ATGCAATCTGAGAAGTGTCGACTCAGCGTGAGTGAAATTTGGCTGAGCTTCCGGTGCCGTCCAGCTCCAGCCGTTAACCGCCACCGTCAGGGATTCAGAACCCTTACGACTGTCACCATGTCGAAAGTGAACAGGGGTTCTCATGGATGCCGGGCCATGGTAATAGCAAGAAAGTACCTATCGGGTCCGCCCTCCCCGGTCCTGACGCGGAGCTCCAGCCAGCGTGAGCGGAAAATGCTGAGCCAGCAGCACCGCATGGCGAGCTGCAACGCGGCCGGTACCGAAGGAAACCCCGCGGCGCTGGCCCAGCAGGAGCACCTGGGGTATTTCTCCACCGGTGGACGACACGCGAAGACCAACCGGAATCTGATTTACCGGGACGTGAAAGCTTTCCTCAGTGAAGTTGGTGGAGATCCCCGGGAGGCTCGGTACTGGTTGACCCAGTTCCAGAAAGCGACTTCGGCTCACTCTCCCGCCTTTGCTGTTCTGGAG GTGGACAGCTCAGCGTTTGACAGCAGGGAAATGGTTCAGAGCCTGGCTTTTGGCCTGTCCTTCCTGCAGCGGATGGATATGAAGCCTGTGGTGGTTATGGGCTGGTCAGATCACCTGGAGACAGGGCTCGCCAAAGCAGTGTTTGGGTCTGAGTGCATGAAAGGACTAGTGAATCGGTGCCAGCAGCTGACTGAGGCGCTGCAGCAGCACACCGCCAGCGTCCTGCCATTCTTCTCTGCAGAGTCACTCCTACTTCTGCATGAAGCACCACAGGGAAGCAG TGCGCCTCCATCCATTGCTATGGATACCAACCTCCTCCAGTGGAGTCTGGACTGCGGGGCAATCCCACTGGTTTGTCCGGTAGGCAGGGACGCGCAAGGTTGCTCTGTAATGTTGGACCCGACAGAGGTGACGGCCGCAATATCCCGAGCCCTGCATCCACACAAAGTCATGTTCCTGAACAACTTTGGGGGCCTGCGAAGCCAAGAACAAAAG GTGCTAGCTACAGTGTCGCTGCCTGCTGACCTACCTGGCCTGTCCACTGCGACTTGGTTAAGCGCATCAGAACGCCAGAGAGTGACCGCCATAGCCAGACTTCTCAATCAGTTGCCAGCTGAGTCCTCTGCTGTGATCACATCGGCAGACACGCTGCTGACCGAACTGTTCAGCCACAGAG GGTCTGGAacgctttttaaaaatggagaCCCCATACACCG gTATAACTCTCTAGATGGAATTGATGTGGATCGTTTGCTGGCGCTCATCAACAAGTCGTTTGAGAAAACTCTGAAGAAACACTACATTGACTCTCTGAAAGGCCGACTCCACTCCATCTACCTTTCTGAAGG GTACAGCGCAGCAGCTATCATCACCATGGAGCCGGTGAACAGCGGCACTCCCTACCTCGACAAGTTTGTGGTGAGCAGCAGTAAGCAGGGCCAGGGCACCAGCCACATCCTGTGGGAGTGTATCAGACAGGACCTGGGCAAACTCTTCTGGAGGTCTAGAGCCACCAACAAAATCAACCCCTG A